The Candidatus Eisenbacteria bacterium DNA segment CGGCGCCGTTTTGGTCTCTGTCGAGTCGCGGGCACGCAGCTTGCGATTCAAGCGGGCATGCTCGGAGTCACCACCGCAGATCGGGACCGGACACCGAGCGAGCGGTGGGGCCCGAAGCGTGCCTTCTTAGCGACACTCGGCGTTCTCCTGAGCCCTTTCTGGTTTGGCTGCAAGAAAGCGGAGGTACCGCCGCCGCCGCCAGAAGTCCTCGTGAGCGAGGTCGCCCAGAAGGACGTCCCGATCTATACCGAGTGGGTCGGGACGACGGTCGGGTTCGTGAACGCGCAGGTAATGCCGCGAGTCCAGGGCTATCTGCTCAAGCAGGATTATCGCGACGGCGCGCACGTGACAGCGAATCAGCTGCTCTTCGAGATCGACGATCGGCAGTACAAGGCCGCGCTCGACCAGGCTCTCGGCGATCTCGCACAGCAGCGCGCCGATCTCCGGAAGAACCAGCTCGACGTCGCCAAGTACACGCCGCTCGTCGGGCGCGGTGCGGTGAGCCGACAGCAGCTCGACGACGCCGTCCAGTCGACTCACGCGAGCGAAGCCGCCGTAAAGGGCGCCGAGGCCGCGGTGAAGACCGCCCGCTTGAACCTCGAGTGGACGAAGATCTATTCACCGATCGACGGCATCGCCGAGATCGCTCCTGTCCAGGTCGGTGATCTCGTCACACCGGCTAGCGTGCTCACGACCGTTTCCCAGGTCGACCCGATAAAGATCCAGTTTCCGATCACCGAGCGCGAGTATCTCCGCGTCGCCGACAAGATCAAGGAGCACCAGGAGAAGGGACGCGCCGCGGATGAGCCGGATCTCCAGCTGATCCTGGCCGATGACCGCACGTATCCGCTCGTCGGCCACTTCTACGTCACGAACCGTCAGGCCGACAAGCAGACCGGGACAATCCTGGTACAGGCTCTCTTCCCGAACCCGGATGCGACGCTACGACCGGGATTGTACGCGAAGGTCCGCGCTCCAGTGACCGTGCGCGGCGCCCTGCTCGTGCCGGAGCGCGCCGTCGAAGAGACACAGGGCGTGCACCGAGTCGCCGTCGTCGGCGCCGACGACAAAGTGGCGCTGCGCACCGTGAAAGTGGGCGAGCAAGTCGACGGGCTGTGGATCATTGAGGACGGCGTCAAGCCGGGCGAACGCGTCGTGACCGAAGGGCTGGAGAAAGTGCGCGACGGCATCGTCGTGCGCGCGAAGCTGGATACGTCGATTCCGGCCGCGGCCGCAGCGCCTGCGCACGGATAAAGGGGGTGCGGTGTCGCGCTACTTCATCGATCACCCGATCGTCGCGCAGGTCCTCGCCATTCTGGTTGTGATCGCGGGCGGCGTCATGATCTTTCGGCTTCCGGTCGCGCAACTGCCCGAGATCGCTCCGCCGCAGATCCAGACGACCGCCACGTACACCGGTGCCGACGCGCTCACGGTCGAGCAGTCCGTCGCAACGCCGATCGACGAGCAGGTGAACGGCGCCAAGCGGATGATCTACATGCAGGCCATCTCCGCCAACGACGGCACGATGACGCTCCAGGTGTCGTTCGATGTCGAGACGGACATCGACATGGATCAGGTCCAGGTCCAGAACCGGCTTGCACAGGCGCAGGCCAGCCTGCCGACCGCGGTCAATGCCTACGGCCTCACCACGATCCAGACGGCCGGCATCCCGCTGCTCGTCTTCACGGTCACCTCGCCGAACCGAACGTGGGACCAGACGTTCCTCTCCAACTACATCGCGGTCAACGTGCAGGACGAGCTCGCTCGTGTGCCCGGCATCGGACAGGTCCGCGTCTTCGGCGCATCGAACTACGCGATGCGCGTATGGGTGGCTCCGGACACGATCGCGAACATGGGGCTCACGGTCACCGACCTGACCAATGCCATCTCCGCGCAGAACACGGTGAACCCCGCCGGCGAGATCGGGGGCGAGCCGGCGCCGCCCGGACGCGAGCACACGTACACCGTCCGCGCCCGCGGGCGCCTCGTGAACGCCGAGGAGTTTGGAGACATCGTCGTGCGGGCCAACGCCGACGGCTCCCTCGTCCGCCTCCGGGACGTCGCCCGCATCGAACTCGGCGTCGAGAACTACAACATGCAGGCCTACACGAACGGTGCGCCTGCGGCGTTGATCGGCCTGTATCAGGTCCCCGGGTCGAACGCGCTTGGCGCGGCGAACCGCGCGAAGGCCACGATGGCTCGCTTAGCGGACCGGTTCCCGGAAGACATGCAGGCCGACGTGACACTCGACACGACGATTCCGGTAACCGAGGGCGCGAAGGAGATCGTCATCACCCTGGTCGAGGCGATCGGGCTCGTTCTCGTCGTGGTGTTCGTGTTTCTCCAGAGCCTTCGCGCGACGTGGGTTCCGATCCAGACGATCCCGGTGTCCCTGATCGGCACCTTCCTGTTCTTCCCGATGATGGGGTTCACGATCAACACGCTCTCGCTCCTCGGTCTCGTGCTCGCCGTCGGGCTCGTCGTCGACGACGCGATCGTGGTCGTGGAGGCGGTCCAGGCGAAGATCGATGAAGGCCTCTCGCCGCGCGACGCCGCGGTCGCCGCGATGGACGAGGTCGGCGGGGCGGTCGTCGGTATCGCGCTCGTGCTCTCGAGCGTCTTCATTCCCGCGGGCTTCATCCTTGGCATCACGGGCTCGCTCTACCGGCAGTTCGCACTGACGATCGCGTTCTCGGTTTTGCTCTCGGCCGTCAATGCGCTCACGCTCAAGCCTGCGCAGTGCGCCGCGATCCTACGCCCGCGGTCGGACGAAGGGCGGCGCGGACTGCTCGGACCTTTCTTCGCGGTGTTCGATCGCGTTTTCGCGTCGGCGCAGACGGGTTACGTGCACGGCGCGCGCTTCCTCATCCGGCGGGCCGGGCTCGCGTTCCTCCTGCTCGCCGCGTTTGCGGCCCTCGCGGGCGGTCTCGGGAAGGTCTTGCCGCGGTCCTTCATGCCGCAGGAGGACCAGGGCTACTTCCTCGTGAACGTCCAGCTTCCCGAGGCGGCATCGCTGCAGCGGACGAACGCGGTCATGCGGAAGCTCGACGAAATCCTGAAGGGCCAGCCCGGCGTTCACTACATCAATTCGGTGTCGGGGTTCAGCATCCTCTCGCAGACGAGCAGCCCCCGGAGCGGGCTCGCCTTCGTCCAGCTCGCCCCCTACGACGAGCGCGCGACGCCCGAGCTGCAGGCGGACGCCATCGTGGACGCCGTGAACGCAAAGCTGTCGGCGCTCCCCGGGGCGCAGGTCATGGCACTGCTGCCGCCGGCAATTCCAGGCGTCGGGCAGGCCGGCGGCGTCGACTTCTTCATCCAGGACCGCGCTGGTGGCACCGTCGACCACCTGTGGCAGAACACGCAGCGGTTCATCGCCGAGGCGCGCAAACGGCCGGCGATCGCGTTCATGAGAACGACGTTCACGCCCGCAGCACCGCAGCTCTTCGCGCACGTCGACGAAGATCGCGTGTTCAAGCTCGGGTTGCCGATCCAGGACGTGTACGGATCGCTCCAGGCACTGCTCGGCGGCACGTACGTGAACCAGTTCAACCGCTTCGGGCGCGTCTGGCGCGTGTTCGTGGAGGCCGAGCCGCAGTACCGGGCCGACCCGTCGAACGTGAGCCTCTTCCATGTCCGCAACGGAACCGGCGAGATGGTGCCGCTCTCGTCCGTGGTCGACCTGCAGAAGTCGTCCGGCCCCGAGTTCGTGACTCGATTCAATGGATATCGCGGGGTCGAGGTCTTCGCCGTGCCGGCGCGGGGCTACAGCACGGGCCAGGCGATGGCCGCTGTCGCCGCTGTCGCCGACGAGGTCCTGCCGCGCGACATGGGATACGCGTGGAACGGCATGAGCTACCAGCAGTCGATCGCTGGGAGCGGCCTCGGCGTCTTCGCCCTCTCGCTCGTCCTCGTCTTCCTGATCCTCGCGGCGCTCTACCGCAGTTGGTCGCTGCCTTGGACGATCCTGCTCAGCACACCGATCGCGGTCGCGGGAGCGTTCGTGGGGCTCTGGGCGCGCGGGCTCGACAACGACGTCTACGCGCAGGTCGGCCTCCTCATGCTGATCGGCCTGTCCGCGAAGAATGCGATTCTCATCGTCGAGTACGCCAAGTCGGAGCTGGAGAGGGGCGCGTCGCTCGTGGACGCGGCGCTGACCGGCGCGCGCCGCCGGCTCCGCCCGATCCTCATGACGTCATTCGCGTTCATCTTCGGACTGCTGCCGCTCTGGTCGGCGCTCGGCGCCGGCGGCATCGCCCGCAGACTGATCGGCACCGTGACGATCAGCGGCATGCTGTTCTCGACCGCCATCGCGATCTTACTCGTCCCCGTATTGTTCGTAGTCGTCGAGCGTGTGTCGCGGCGCTGGCGTCGACCCGCGGAAGCGGACACATCGAGCCCGACTGACGTCCCCATGGAAGAGCACGGACGGTGACGAGCTGGGGCGTGCGCGCGGCGGTGGCGGCGCTGCTCTCCTTGACGGGATGCGCGCCAGTCACGGCGCCCCACGGCTTCCTCGGCCGACTCTGGAACATCGAGGTCGGCCCCGACTATCAACGCCCGCAGGCCAACACACCGGCGAATTTTCGCGGCCGCATCGAGCCGGCGGACGCGGCCTCGTTCGCCGACCTCCCGTGGTGGCAGGTGTTCGGCGACCCCGTTCTCCAGGCGCTCGTTCACCGGGTGC contains these protein-coding regions:
- a CDS encoding efflux RND transporter periplasmic adaptor subunit produces the protein MLGVTTADRDRTPSERWGPKRAFLATLGVLLSPFWFGCKKAEVPPPPPEVLVSEVAQKDVPIYTEWVGTTVGFVNAQVMPRVQGYLLKQDYRDGAHVTANQLLFEIDDRQYKAALDQALGDLAQQRADLRKNQLDVAKYTPLVGRGAVSRQQLDDAVQSTHASEAAVKGAEAAVKTARLNLEWTKIYSPIDGIAEIAPVQVGDLVTPASVLTTVSQVDPIKIQFPITEREYLRVADKIKEHQEKGRAADEPDLQLILADDRTYPLVGHFYVTNRQADKQTGTILVQALFPNPDATLRPGLYAKVRAPVTVRGALLVPERAVEETQGVHRVAVVGADDKVALRTVKVGEQVDGLWIIEDGVKPGERVVTEGLEKVRDGIVVRAKLDTSIPAAAAAPAHG
- a CDS encoding efflux RND transporter permease subunit — its product is MSRYFIDHPIVAQVLAILVVIAGGVMIFRLPVAQLPEIAPPQIQTTATYTGADALTVEQSVATPIDEQVNGAKRMIYMQAISANDGTMTLQVSFDVETDIDMDQVQVQNRLAQAQASLPTAVNAYGLTTIQTAGIPLLVFTVTSPNRTWDQTFLSNYIAVNVQDELARVPGIGQVRVFGASNYAMRVWVAPDTIANMGLTVTDLTNAISAQNTVNPAGEIGGEPAPPGREHTYTVRARGRLVNAEEFGDIVVRANADGSLVRLRDVARIELGVENYNMQAYTNGAPAALIGLYQVPGSNALGAANRAKATMARLADRFPEDMQADVTLDTTIPVTEGAKEIVITLVEAIGLVLVVVFVFLQSLRATWVPIQTIPVSLIGTFLFFPMMGFTINTLSLLGLVLAVGLVVDDAIVVVEAVQAKIDEGLSPRDAAVAAMDEVGGAVVGIALVLSSVFIPAGFILGITGSLYRQFALTIAFSVLLSAVNALTLKPAQCAAILRPRSDEGRRGLLGPFFAVFDRVFASAQTGYVHGARFLIRRAGLAFLLLAAFAALAGGLGKVLPRSFMPQEDQGYFLVNVQLPEAASLQRTNAVMRKLDEILKGQPGVHYINSVSGFSILSQTSSPRSGLAFVQLAPYDERATPELQADAIVDAVNAKLSALPGAQVMALLPPAIPGVGQAGGVDFFIQDRAGGTVDHLWQNTQRFIAEARKRPAIAFMRTTFTPAAPQLFAHVDEDRVFKLGLPIQDVYGSLQALLGGTYVNQFNRFGRVWRVFVEAEPQYRADPSNVSLFHVRNGTGEMVPLSSVVDLQKSSGPEFVTRFNGYRGVEVFAVPARGYSTGQAMAAVAAVADEVLPRDMGYAWNGMSYQQSIAGSGLGVFALSLVLVFLILAALYRSWSLPWTILLSTPIAVAGAFVGLWARGLDNDVYAQVGLLMLIGLSAKNAILIVEYAKSELERGASLVDAALTGARRRLRPILMTSFAFIFGLLPLWSALGAGGIARRLIGTVTISGMLFSTAIAILLVPVLFVVVERVSRRWRRPAEADTSSPTDVPMEEHGR